The sequence TTTGTGGGTATGGCGCAGATCAGCTAGTTTAGTACTATCAGCAAGTGTGGACATACGCACTTTAGCTGAGTTAGCAAGAATCACGTATTACACGCTACAAAGAAACTTAGCTTTGAATGGATCAAGCACTAGGAATTTTTTTGGTCAATATAGTGAAATACAGCAAAATATCTGGATGACATAAAAAAGCAGCCGGAACAAACTATCCTCCCCATATTAGCGAAATAAAGTGTGCGCAAGAATGAATTGCAAAGGCAAGAAGAGTAACAGTACTTTCGTTTATATCTTTAGGTACGAATACTCTCTTACTTGTACATGCCTCGAGTTATTAAGTCGTAATTAGATAAAATCAACCATTTGAATGTCCAACTAAATATTACTCAAAATTTAAAAGACCAGTTTGAGCACTATTTCAAACTAAAAGAACGTAATGGAGAGTATTTTCTGGATTCTGCAATAGGTGGTGGTCAGAGCATGGAGTTTTTGAATTTTCCAGGACAAATGGAATTTTATCATTTCAAAAAGTCTTATTTCAAAATTCCAATCTTTATGAAATCCATCAATCCTATCGACACGGATTGGTTTCTTATTCACATTAATCTTTCGAAGACAAAACAAGAGAAAAAGGTATTGGATAAATCCATTGATTTTCAAAAACACTTGCCCATGGGACTACTGCTCTATGGGCCAGGATTGGAAATAGAAACTCAACTTCCTCCAAATGTAGAAATGGAATTAGCTTCCATTCATTTCCATCGTTCCTTTCTTGATACTTATTTTGAAAACTGGAAAGAATACATAGACACAACTAAAAATCTAGTGTATGAAGATTTAGACTACAAGCTCGAAAACGCATTGTACTCAGCCCTATCTACCATTCGAAATAAAATCCAGTGTCATGCTCATGTACTCTATTTCATGCATCTCTTTTTTGAAAAAATACGAATGCATTCCTCGGCAGCACATCACGAAAGATTACACTCGGAGGACTTGAAAAATCTATTCATCGCATCCGCTCATTTGAGAAATCCAATCGCCACAACTACGCCTTCGCTCAATGAACTTGCTTCTATTGCGAACATGGGAATGACCAAATTTAAAACCTCCTTTAAGCAACTATTTGGTAGTGCTCCGATTCAGTATCGAAACAAAATAAGGATGGAATTTGCTAGAGAAAAAATAATGACCGAGGGGAAAACGCCTACTGAAATAAGCTATGAATTGGGATACTCACATCCATCCAACTTTACAACTGCTTACAAAAAACACTTTGGTGAGTTACCTTCTACACAGAACTAATACTTTCGTCTTTCGAAACTATTGAAACGGCTTTTTGCATTAATCATCGCGCAATCAAATGTTCTAAGTTGCTTCGAACTAAAGCAGCAAAAAGATGAAACGCGCATATTCATTTGTAATAATTGGACTGACAGTCTTGAGTTCGTTCGCTCAAAAAGAAGGTATAAGTCAGAAAAAGCAAACTGAAATCAATAAAGAAATAGCAAGGAATTTCTATCAAGATTTATGGTTTACCGACAATACCGACAACTACTCAAAATATGTCGCTAACCAATATGTTGTCCATGATATTGGGGACAGAAAAAATGTTACAGAACTCGCTATAGAGCAAAAGAATATAGCCGATTTTTTTTGGGAAAATGGGGAATTTGAATCTAAAATTGATTACCAAATTGCAGAAGGTGATTTGGTTGCCACCCGATGGACAGGTTCTTTTAAAGGAAATACATTGTTTGGAAGAATCGCTTTAGAAACAAAACATCCTATAAGCATTATCAATGTATTCAGAATCAAGGATGGTAAAATTGTTGAGTTTTGGAATCACCGCCATGATATCGATACGCCGCAAACATTAAAGTTCACCATTCAGGGATTGATTGTTGGTTTGATCTTAGCCTTCATACCAACTGTTGTAGCGCTGAGGCTTAGGAGAAAGCTAAGGCTGCTACTTAGCAAAGGAATATAGCAGTGCTAAAGATTGTCCCATTTCAACTCGACTAGAGAAATTCAGAATCTGGAAGGGAAAGGAATTACATTGCTAACAAAGGATGATGGCATATGGCCTTACTTAGTTATCTAACAGAGCCAGTTGAACATGCCGATTATCCGCCACCAAGAAAGTGATGTGCTTTCTATAAAGTTAGGAGCGGGGGATTTTTGGTCTGTATGGCGCAGGTGCCGATTTGATACTCCGCCTGAATGAATTCATTTGGGTAGTTTTGAATGCACCGGCAGACTTCATTATTTTAGTGCTTTCCATTAAGTGAGAGCACGCGTCTCAAACATAGACGTTATGTGCAATTCACATCAAAAATTAAAAATAATGAAAAGAACAGTACTAGCACTTCTTGGGACACTAGTTGTTATAAATCTAACAATAGCACAAGCTTTAACAGATACGGGCAGCAAAGTAGGCATAGGAACAACTACACCGTCTGAAATCCTGCATATTGAAAAATCAGGAAACACATTTTTGAAATTGGTGAATAGTAGTAGTAATGGATCAACAGTAAATTTTGGTCCGGTATCCTCTAACGGATATAAAGAAACACAAATACAATTCGAAAACGAGTTTGGTTTATATGATCATGCTCAATCTAAGTGGAGGTTCAAGATTCAAGATGATGGCAGTATCGGCATAGGAACTCATAACCCAAGAAGCCCCATTGATATCAGAGTTTCCGCAATGAGCGGTGTGTTTGCTACATTTTTAAGTGAAGCTGGAATTTCAGATGGAGCGGAACTTCATAGATGGACAATCAGAACTGGAAGGAATTATGACTATCCAAATAGAACATTAGACTTTGGAATGGTATCAGATGGTTACGGAACTAACCCAGCATTTTATGTTGCACCAAAGGGAGTAGAAGTTTTCAGAATAACAGAGTCTGGTAAAGTTGGCATAGGAACTACAGACTTTAGCGGTGATCACAAACTCAGAGTTGAAGGTTCAATTGGAGCAAGAGAAATCAAGGTAGAAGCCAGTGGCTGGTCAGATTTTGTTTTTGAAAAAGATTATGAACTTCTAACTCTTGAAGAAGTCGAAGAACACATTGTCGAGAAAGGCTATCTTCCTGAAATCCCAAGTGAAGCAGAAGTCAACGAGAATGGTATCAACTTGGGACAGATGAACGCCAAACTGCTTCAAAAGATTGAGGAATTAACACTCTATATGATTGATATGAACAAGAGAATGAACCAACTTGAAACCGAAAATTCAGAACTAAAAGAGAAAGTCCAACACCTTAAAAATCAATAATATGATCATAAAAGGAACATCGCTTTGAATGGATCAAACACTTAGGAATTTTTTTGGTCAATATGGTGAAGTACAGCACAAAGATCTGAATGCCATAAAGACCTTTGCCAGTGAAAAAGCCATCAAGAAAGGTTCGTTTCTTCTAAGAGAAGGAGCTATATGCAAAAATTTCTACCTGGTGATTTCTGGATCGTTTAGACTCTACTATCTCAAAGACGGGCTAGATACCTCTGTCTGGTTTTCATTTAAAAACAATTCTTCCATTGAGCTATACAGCTACATAAGTGAAAGCACTTCTGAATATTTTATAGAGTGTATAGAAGAGGCTGATGTTATAATTATTCCCAAAAGAGATATTGACACACTATGTAGGACAAACTCAATTATAGATACTCTTTTTAAGTTCTTTTGGCAAGATGTAGTCCAAAACCTAATAAATCGGTTAACCAACCTTCAAAAGTATTCTGCTGAAGAACGTTACTTAAAATTGATTGAAGATACAGACTATCTGAACAGGGTTCCTCAAAAATATATCGCCTCTTATATTGGGGTAACAACTACCTCATTGAGCAGAATCAAGAGAAACGTTAGAACGAAGTTGTCTTAGGACATTTTTTCGAACCCTTAATTGATCAACTTTTGAATAAATCAAAAACCTGACATGAGTAAAGAAAATCTAAAAAAAGCAGAGGAAATCGCCCTTAGCCTATTTAACGAAATTGAAAAACAGGGGCTTATAAAGCCAGGAAAAACGGAAGAACAGCTAAACGACGAGGTTTACACATTGTCTCATGATTTATTAGGGACAAGAAAGCATTGGCACAAACGCATCGTAAGAAGTGGAAAAAATACCTTGCTTCCATATCAGGAAGATCCACCTAATCTTATCATTCAGGGTGACGACATTCTTTTCTTCGATTTCGGGCCAATTTTAGATAATTGGGAAGCCGACTTGGGAAGAACTTACGTCATAGGAAGTGATCCCTTGAAACTCAAGCTTAAGTCTGATATTGAAACGTGCTGGTATACTGCTAAAAAATGGTTCGAAACGAAAGAGAATTGTACTGGTGCTGAACTTTTTAATTACGTCTTAGGGCTCGCAAACAATTGTGGTTGGGAATTTGGAGGTGAAATTGCAGGTCACATTATTGGCGAATTTCCTCACGAAAAACTTGATCCAAATACCTATGACCTATACGTCCACCCTGAGAATAGTATGAGTATGAAAGAGGAAATTCGTGGTAAAAGGAGAGAATGGATATTGGAAATTCATTTCGTAGATCGGGAAAAGGAAATTGGTGGGTTTTTCGAACAATTATTAACCTAGAATATCGCTAAATAGCTCAACTAATCTTACTTGCAAAGGCTAGTGCGATCAAATACTTTTATTGAAATTTGAGAAGTTCAGTTTACCAATAGCAAGGTATCTTATGTATATCCTGAAAGACAATGGATTGGTAGGTAAAAGTCGTAACCTAAAAAGAGTGAATCAATGGAAAAGAAGAATAGCGTATATATTGCAACAAGCCTGGATGGACGTATAGCCGATCGAAACGATGGAATCGCCTGGTTAGATGCCATTCCGATTCCTGAAGGTAAAGACATGGGCTATTATGCTTTTACCAATAATATCGATGCGCTTTTAATGGGACGAAATACATTTGAGACAGTACTCGGATTTGATGTTGAGTGGCCCTATGAAAAGCCCGTTTTTGTTTTAAGTAATTCGCTGAAAGAAATACCTGAAAGCCACCAAGGTAAAGCTTTCCTTGTTAGTGGCACACTATCAGAAGTTCTTGACCATATTCACAAAAAAGGACACCTTAGACTATACATTGATGGCGGCAGTACCATTCAAAGTTTCCTAAAAGAAGATCTCATTGATGAAATGATCATTACCACTTTTCCTATTATTTTAGGTGGAGGTCCTTCCCTATTTTCAGAACTTCCAATGGAATTGAAATTTGACCTTATTGAATCAAAAGTCTATTTCGATCAGCTCGTACAGAATCACTTTATCCGCAAGCAGAATTAAACTGAAATCAAGCTTGGAATAACCAGGCTTCATCACTTAGACTTACTCTTCTTTTTCAATATCCTTGAATGCCTCTCGAATTACTTCACCAAGGTTTTTAAGATCTATATGCTCAATATGTATATCAATATCAGATATAGCAGAAAGCTCATTTAAATTTTCTAATTCGTCCAACATATCAAGGATTCCTTCGCTCAAGTCTACATCTAAGTCAGCAAGATCAATCACTACTGCTTCTGTAGAGATACTAGACAACTCAGATAACGATGAAAGTTCAGAGAGTTCTGCAAGGCCGGCTAGCGCCGAAAGGTCAGCCAATTCTGAGAGTTCGGATAGTTCAGAAAGCTGTGACAGCTGGGATAACCCTTCAATCTTTTTTAAGCCTTCTTTTTTCGATTTCTTATCTTTATTCTGTGCAATTCCACAAAATGCCATTCCCGTAATCAGGAGGAGAAGTGTTACTTTTTTCATCTTAGTCGAGTTTATTTTCTTAAAATACCTGCACACCGAGGAAAGGTTACATTCAATCCTGAAAATAAAATCAAAAAATGTAACTCTTCTCAATTAAACCGCATCAATAGCCGTAATAACTTAAAATTTAACTCCCCTAGAAAATTTAATCTTGAAAAACCCATATAATCAAGTTAGCCCATTTAGTGCTCTTATCGATCTTACTCTTTTCCTTTCTTTGATCTTCTTCGTAAGGACAATTCATATTGAAAACCTTGGTTTTTGGGGCTTTTCCATATTCAAGTCTATTTCCACAGTAGGTCTGGCAACACTTCTTCTGTATTACAGAAAGCAATCCTGGAAAAGTCTTGGCCTCACAAAACCTGGGAGTTATAGAAGAATGCTGCTAACTATCGCAGCTACTTTGGTAGGCACAATAGTTTCTGTCACGCTGTTCGGATCATTTATTAATGACCTTTTTGATAGTAGCGAATCTTCAAATTCTAGCTCTATTTTCAATGATATGGAAGGAAATATTTCAATGTTCTTTTCTATCATCTTATTTGTCTGGATAGAATCCTTTCTTGAAGAACTTCAAGACAGAGGTTTCTCTCTCAATAGATTTGAATCATTGTTTGCAAAAGTTCCATTTTCAACGGGAATAGCCGTATTGGCACAGGCAGCAATTTTTGGTTTTCGTCATTCATACGATCTATCACCACGATCATTAACAACAGGTTTAATAGGTCTTGTTTTTGGTATTGTGTATGTGCTAACAGGACGAAATCTATGGCCTCTCATCATTGCTCATATCTTTTTAAACACTATGTCCATGATCGATCGGCTATAAATCAAAGATCTGATCTCATAGTGACATAAGGTTGTCATTCGATGCTATTTCTTTGTACATAGAAAAAGTGAACTATCGCAAGATCATACATATCGACATGGATGCTTTCTATGCTTCAGCTGAACAACTAGACAACCCTAAACTTAGAGGAAAACCAGTGGCCGTAGGAGGCAACTCCCACCGTGGAGTTGTTGCGGCAGCAAGCTACGAAGCACGAAAGTACGGAGTGAAATCTGCCATGCCCTCAGCAAAAGCTGCTAAGCTATGCCCTGACCTTATCTTTGTGCCTCATAGATTTCCGAGATACAAAGAGCTTTCTGCTCAGATCAGAGAAGTTTTTTTCGAATACACCGACTTGGTAGAGCCTCTGTCTCTTGATGAAGCATATCTGGATGTTACTGAAAACAAGATAGGCTTAAACTCAGCAACATTGATTGCGAAAGAGATCAAGTCAAAAATCAAGGAACGAACAGGGCTTATCGCATCAGCAGGTGTTTCTTACAATAAATTTTTAGCAAAAACAGCTTCAGACATGGACAAACCTGATGGATTGTATATCATCCTTCCAGAAGATGCTGAAGCATTTGTGTTTAAGCTACCCGTTCATCGATTTTATGGGATTGGAAAAGTAACTGCTGAAAAAATGGTGAAAGCAGGAATTTTTACAGGTAAGGATCTTCGTAAAAAATCCCTCGATGACCTTATACTTAGGTATGGAAAGTCGGGAAAATATTATTACAATATATCCAGAGGAATTGATGATCGAAAGGTGCAACCTTTAAGAGAGACTAAGTCTATAAGTGCTGAACGAACTTTTGATGACAATCTCTATGAGTTTGCAGATATTAAGAAAGAGGTAGAAAGAATCGCTTCAATCTCCTATGATAGATACCAACAAAGCAAGGCAACAGATGGACATACTATCACCATCAAACTTAAATATGGAGATTTTAGACAGATCACCCGAAGTAAAACTTCTGAGCACGCCATTAACAATGAGTCTGAATTTATTGAAACAGCTAATGCGCTTTTTACGGAAGTACTTCTGGATGAACAAGGAGTTCGACTGATCGGTGTAGGTATTGCCAACTTCAGAAAAGATGAGGAACCTAAAAGTCCAAGTCAACTCACATTGGAGTTTTAGTAACCCCTATTAAAATCCTGAGCCAGTGCCTTCATCTTCATCCAACAGATGATCCAAATCATATTCTGGAGGGAATGGACTAAGGTTTTCCTTTTGCTTTGCTGGTTTTGGTTTTCTTTTACCCTTATCGTTTCTTCCTATCAACAGGTTTAATCCAACTCTGGCTTCCACACTATTGATATCTCCTACTTGTCTTGCTGAGTTAAGCACGTCATCAAATACTCCATACAATTGGAGTGCCCCTACTCTTACAGCAAACCCTCCTCC is a genomic window of Marinobacter alexandrii containing:
- a CDS encoding AraC family transcriptional regulator, which gives rise to MNVQLNITQNLKDQFEHYFKLKERNGEYFLDSAIGGGQSMEFLNFPGQMEFYHFKKSYFKIPIFMKSINPIDTDWFLIHINLSKTKQEKKVLDKSIDFQKHLPMGLLLYGPGLEIETQLPPNVEMELASIHFHRSFLDTYFENWKEYIDTTKNLVYEDLDYKLENALYSALSTIRNKIQCHAHVLYFMHLFFEKIRMHSSAAHHERLHSEDLKNLFIASAHLRNPIATTTPSLNELASIANMGMTKFKTSFKQLFGSAPIQYRNKIRMEFAREKIMTEGKTPTEISYELGYSHPSNFTTAYKKHFGELPSTQN
- a CDS encoding ester cyclase, with the translated sequence MKRAYSFVIIGLTVLSSFAQKEGISQKKQTEINKEIARNFYQDLWFTDNTDNYSKYVANQYVVHDIGDRKNVTELAIEQKNIADFFWENGEFESKIDYQIAEGDLVATRWTGSFKGNTLFGRIALETKHPISIINVFRIKDGKIVEFWNHRHDIDTPQTLKFTIQGLIVGLILAFIPTVVALRLRRKLRLLLSKGI
- a CDS encoding Crp/Fnr family transcriptional regulator, producing the protein MDQTLRNFFGQYGEVQHKDLNAIKTFASEKAIKKGSFLLREGAICKNFYLVISGSFRLYYLKDGLDTSVWFSFKNNSSIELYSYISESTSEYFIECIEEADVIIIPKRDIDTLCRTNSIIDTLFKFFWQDVVQNLINRLTNLQKYSAEERYLKLIEDTDYLNRVPQKYIASYIGVTTTSLSRIKRNVRTKLS
- a CDS encoding M24 family metallopeptidase encodes the protein MSKENLKKAEEIALSLFNEIEKQGLIKPGKTEEQLNDEVYTLSHDLLGTRKHWHKRIVRSGKNTLLPYQEDPPNLIIQGDDILFFDFGPILDNWEADLGRTYVIGSDPLKLKLKSDIETCWYTAKKWFETKENCTGAELFNYVLGLANNCGWEFGGEIAGHIIGEFPHEKLDPNTYDLYVHPENSMSMKEEIRGKRREWILEIHFVDREKEIGGFFEQLLT
- a CDS encoding dihydrofolate reductase family protein, giving the protein MEKKNSVYIATSLDGRIADRNDGIAWLDAIPIPEGKDMGYYAFTNNIDALLMGRNTFETVLGFDVEWPYEKPVFVLSNSLKEIPESHQGKAFLVSGTLSEVLDHIHKKGHLRLYIDGGSTIQSFLKEDLIDEMIITTFPIILGGGPSLFSELPMELKFDLIESKVYFDQLVQNHFIRKQN
- a CDS encoding CPBP family intramembrane glutamic endopeptidase translates to MKNPYNQVSPFSALIDLTLFLSLIFFVRTIHIENLGFWGFSIFKSISTVGLATLLLYYRKQSWKSLGLTKPGSYRRMLLTIAATLVGTIVSVTLFGSFINDLFDSSESSNSSSIFNDMEGNISMFFSIILFVWIESFLEELQDRGFSLNRFESLFAKVPFSTGIAVLAQAAIFGFRHSYDLSPRSLTTGLIGLVFGIVYVLTGRNLWPLIIAHIFLNTMSMIDRL
- the dinB gene encoding DNA polymerase IV; translated protein: MNYRKIIHIDMDAFYASAEQLDNPKLRGKPVAVGGNSHRGVVAAASYEARKYGVKSAMPSAKAAKLCPDLIFVPHRFPRYKELSAQIREVFFEYTDLVEPLSLDEAYLDVTENKIGLNSATLIAKEIKSKIKERTGLIASAGVSYNKFLAKTASDMDKPDGLYIILPEDAEAFVFKLPVHRFYGIGKVTAEKMVKAGIFTGKDLRKKSLDDLILRYGKSGKYYYNISRGIDDRKVQPLRETKSISAERTFDDNLYEFADIKKEVERIASISYDRYQQSKATDGHTITIKLKYGDFRQITRSKTSEHAINNESEFIETANALFTEVLLDEQGVRLIGVGIANFRKDEEPKSPSQLTLEF